A DNA window from Calliphora vicina chromosome 1, idCalVici1.1, whole genome shotgun sequence contains the following coding sequences:
- the LOC135957444 gene encoding uncharacterized protein LOC135957444 yields the protein MQNCKYFHKFLIVIILIMIFCNKSEGTCGHHKHHHHHATSTTPKYYIKTDTIMTSNPEIKIDCFKCSSKDRSKIFYVSKKAPIEEQINSVKYKTNELIQTIFNALQGHAHKTTATTARPISTTTPHQSTNMQVTNHVVNGHSYVYNIQNHGTHYHYYGSPSTGKSNPHEIDIVPLVEKKPNEDRKKTGWNNDVKLS from the exons ATGCAGAATtgtaaatatttccataaattctTGATAGTTATAATTCTAATAatgatattttgtaataaaagtgAGGGCACATGTGGACATCataaacatcatcatcatcatgcaACG TCAACAACTCCCAAATATTATATTAAGACAGATACCATAATGACATCGAATCCAGAAATCAAAATAGACTGTTTTAAATGTTCATCCAAAGatagatcaaaaatattttatgtttcaaaaaaggctcccattgaagaacagattaatagtgttaaatacaaaacaaacgaATTAATCCAAACGATATTTAATGCCTTGCAAGGACATGCACATAAAACAACAGCTACAACAGCCCGCCCAATATCCACAACAACTCCGCATCAATCGACGAATATGCAAGTAACAAATCATGTAGTTAACGGTCACAGTTACgtttataatatacaaaatc atgGCACTCACTACCATTATTATGGTTCTCCGAGCACAGGCAAATCAAATCCTCATGAAATCGATATTGTTCCTCTCGTGGAGAAAAAGCCAAATGAAGATCGTAAGAAAACTGGTTGGAATAATGATGTAAAGCTAAGTTGA